In the Clostridium sporogenes genome, one interval contains:
- the rplF gene encoding 50S ribosomal protein L6, whose product MSRVGKLPVAIPNGVTVTVTPDNVVTVKGPKGELVKAMNKKVNIAVEDNSVVVTRDNDHKDVRALHGLTRALINNMVTGVNEGYVKTLELVGVGYRAQLQGKKLVLSLGFSHPVEMEAVSGVDFEVEGGTKVKVKGIDKELVGAVAADIRKWRKPEPYKGKGIKYENEVIRRKEGKTGKK is encoded by the coding sequence ATGTCAAGAGTAGGAAAACTTCCAGTAGCTATCCCTAATGGAGTAACTGTTACAGTAACACCAGATAACGTTGTTACTGTAAAAGGACCAAAGGGAGAGTTAGTAAAAGCTATGAACAAAAAAGTAAACATAGCTGTAGAAGATAATTCAGTAGTTGTAACTAGAGACAATGATCATAAAGATGTAAGAGCTCTTCATGGATTAACAAGAGCTTTAATAAACAACATGGTAACAGGAGTTAATGAAGGATACGTTAAAACATTAGAACTAGTAGGTGTTGGTTATAGAGCACAATTACAAGGAAAGAAATTAGTACTTAGCCTTGGATTCTCACATCCAGTTGAAATGGAAGCAGTTTCAGGAGTGGATTTTGAAGTTGAAGGTGGAACCAAGGTAAAAGTTAAAGGTATAGATAAAGAATTAGTAGGTGCTGTAGCAGCAGACATAAGAAAATGGAGAAAACCTGAACCTTACAAAGGAAAAGGAATTAAA
- the rplE gene encoding 50S ribosomal protein L5 — protein sequence MMPRLQEKYEKEVVSALMDKFGYKNIMEVPKLEKIVINMGVGEAKENQKALEAAVEDLAKITGQKPILTKAKKSVANFKIRENMPLGCKVTLRKQNMYEFADKLINVALPRVRDFSGVSSKSFDGRGNYAIGIKEQLIFPEIEYDKIDKIRGMDIIFVTTAKTDEEARELLRFLGMPFVR from the coding sequence ATGATGCCAAGATTACAAGAAAAGTATGAAAAAGAAGTTGTATCAGCTTTAATGGATAAGTTCGGATATAAAAATATAATGGAAGTACCAAAACTTGAAAAAATAGTTATCAATATGGGTGTTGGTGAAGCTAAAGAGAATCAAAAAGCTCTTGAAGCAGCAGTAGAAGATTTAGCTAAAATAACTGGTCAAAAACCAATATTAACTAAAGCTAAAAAATCAGTAGCTAACTTTAAAATAAGAGAAAATATGCCACTAGGATGCAAAGTTACATTAAGAAAGCAAAACATGTATGAATTTGCAGATAAATTAATAAATGTAGCTTTACCTAGAGTTAGAGATTTCAGCGGAGTTTCAAGCAAATCATTTGATGGAAGAGGAAACTATGCTATAGGAATAAAAGAACAATTAATATTCCCAGAAATAGAATATGATAAGATTGATAAAATTAGAGGTATGGATATAATTTTTGTAACAACTGCAAAGACTGACGAGGAAGCAAGAGAGTTATTAAGATTCCTTGGAATGCCATTTGTTCGTTAA
- the rplN gene encoding 50S ribosomal protein L14 — protein sequence MIQQQTRLKVADNSGAKEIMCIRVLGGSHRKWGNIGDVIVASVKSATPGGVVKKGEVVKAVIVRSVKGLRRADGSYIKFDENAAVIIKDDKNPKGTRIFGPVARELRDKEFNKILSLAPEVL from the coding sequence ATGATTCAGCAACAAACAAGATTAAAGGTAGCAGATAATTCCGGAGCAAAGGAAATTATGTGTATAAGAGTTTTAGGTGGTTCCCACAGAAAATGGGGAAATATCGGAGATGTAATAGTTGCTAGTGTTAAAAGTGCAACACCAGGCGGTGTTGTTAAAAAAGGTGAAGTTGTAAAGGCTGTTATAGTAAGATCAGTTAAAGGATTAAGAAGAGCAGATGGTTCTTACATAAAATTTGATGAAAATGCAGCAGTTATAATAAAAGATGATAAGAACCCAAAAGGAACTCGTATTTTTGGACCAGTTGCAAGGGAGCTAAGGGATAAAGAGTTCAATAAAATACTATCATTAGCACCTGAAGTTTTATAA
- the rpmC gene encoding 50S ribosomal protein L29, with translation MKARELQELRKSSPQELQSKLNDLKAELFNLRFQLATGQLENPMRIREVKKSIAQIKTILREEEIRAYQQ, from the coding sequence ATGAAGGCTAGAGAATTACAAGAATTAAGAAAAAGCAGCCCACAAGAGTTACAATCAAAGTTAAATGATCTAAAAGCGGAATTATTCAATTTAAGATTTCAATTAGCTACAGGTCAGTTAGAAAACCCAATGAGAATTAGAGAAGTGAAAAAATCAATAGCTCAAATTAAAACTATCTTAAGAGAAGAAGAGATAAGAGCATATCAACAGTAA
- a CDS encoding type Z 30S ribosomal protein S14, with amino-acid sequence MARKALIEKWNKTPKYSSRAYTRCRICGRPHSVLKKYGICRICFRELAYKGEIPGCKKASW; translated from the coding sequence ATGGCACGTAAAGCTTTAATAGAAAAGTGGAATAAAACACCAAAATACTCAAGTAGAGCTTATACAAGATGCAGAATTTGTGGAAGACCACATTCAGTATTGAAAAAATACGGTATCTGTCGTATATGTTTTAGAGAGCTTGCTTATAAGGGTGAAATCCCTGGATGCAAAAAAGCCAGCTGGTAA
- the rplX gene encoding 50S ribosomal protein L24 codes for MSKIHVRKKDTVIVISGKDKGKIGEVLSALPKKGKVVVKDVNVVTKHQKPNRENMQGGIIHKEAPIFSSKVMLYCNKCKSATRISNKILEDGTKVRVCKKCGETF; via the coding sequence ATGAGCAAAATACATGTAAGAAAAAAAGATACAGTTATTGTTATATCTGGTAAAGATAAAGGTAAAATTGGAGAAGTTTTATCTGCATTACCTAAAAAAGGTAAAGTAGTAGTTAAAGATGTAAATGTAGTAACTAAACACCAAAAACCAAATAGAGAAAATATGCAGGGTGGAATAATACATAAAGAAGCCCCAATATTTAGCTCAAAAGTAATGCTATATTGTAATAAATGCAAATCAGCTACTAGAATCAGTAATAAGATTTTAGAAGATGGAACAAAAGTAAGAGTATGCAAAAAGTGCGGAGAAACATTTTAA
- the rpsH gene encoding 30S ribosomal protein S8, whose translation MVMSDPIADLLTRIRNANIVRHEVVEVPSSNIKKAIANIMLTEGYIRDLEEYRDGSVDMLRITMKYGQNKERIITGLKRISKPGLRVYCRKDETPKVLNGLGVAVVSTSKGIVTDREARKLGVGGEVLCYIW comes from the coding sequence ATGGTAATGTCTGATCCAATAGCAGATTTATTAACACGTATAAGAAACGCAAATATAGTTAGACATGAAGTAGTAGAAGTTCCTTCATCTAACATAAAAAAAGCCATAGCAAATATAATGCTTACAGAAGGTTATATAAGAGATTTAGAAGAATACAGAGATGGTTCTGTAGATATGCTAAGAATCACAATGAAATACGGACAAAACAAAGAAAGAATAATAACTGGTCTTAAAAGAATATCAAAACCAGGTCTAAGAGTTTATTGTAGAAAAGATGAAACTCCTAAAGTTTTAAACGGTCTAGGAGTAGCTGTAGTTTCTACTTCTAAAGGAATTGTTACAGATAGAGAAGCAAGAAAATTAGGCGTTGGCGGAGAAGTACTTTGCTACATATGGTAA
- the rpsQ gene encoding 30S ribosomal protein S17 — translation MERSNRKTRIGRVVSNKMDKTIVVAVETKVRHPLYGKIMNRTTKFKAHDENNTANINDRVLIMETRPLSKQKRWRLVEIVEKAK, via the coding sequence GTGGAAAGATCAAATAGAAAGACAAGAATCGGTAGAGTAGTTTCAAATAAAATGGATAAGACAATCGTAGTTGCAGTAGAAACAAAGGTTCGTCATCCATTATATGGTAAAATTATGAACAGAACTACTAAGTTCAAAGCTCATGATGAAAATAATACAGCTAATATAAATGATAGAGTATTAATAATGGAAACAAGACCATTATCAAAACAAAAAAGATGGAGACTTGTTGAAATAGTAGAAAAAGCTAAATAG